A stretch of the Euleptes europaea isolate rEulEur1 chromosome 14, rEulEur1.hap1, whole genome shotgun sequence genome encodes the following:
- the THYN1 gene encoding thymocyte nuclear protein 1: MPSRGKKRGRGALKATKEPDLKVAKSEISVEGEEPAPVKTSRKRNSGKTSAGEASVEGNKKTYTHWLMKSEPESRLEKGVDVKFGIEDLKAQPNQTACWDGVRNYQARNFLREMKVGQKAFFYHSNCKEPGIAGIVKVVKEAYPDHTQFEKKDPHYDASSSKENPKWWMVDVQLVRMTKRFIPLAELKLHHQAHKTSGGALKDMALFARQRLSVQPLTVVERSQLKDLQKGKLGRKRFPRSFAEKSTR, encoded by the exons ATGCCTTCACGAGGCAAGAAAAGAGGCCGAGGGGCCTTGAAAG CTACGAAAGAACCTGACTTGAAAGTGGCCAAGTCTGAGATCTCAGTGGAGGGAGAGGAACCAGCGCCAGTCAAAACATCCAGAAAGAGAAACTCTGGAAAAACCTCTGCAGGAGAAGCCAGCGTGGAGGGGAACAAGAAAACCTACACCCACTGGCTGATGAAATCTGAACCAGAGAGCAGGCTGGAGAAGGGAGTTGACGTGAAA TTTGGCATTGAAGATTTAAAAGCACAGCCTAACCAGACAGCATGCTGGGATGGAGTCAGGAATTACCAG GCACGGAATTTCTTGAGAGAGATGAAAGTCGGGCAGAAGGCCTTTTTCTATCACAGCAACTGCAAAGAGCCTGGGATTGCTGGCATCGTCAAG GTGGTGAAGGAGGCCTACCCAGACCACACCCAGTTTGAAAAGAAGGATCCTCACTATGATGCTTCCAGTTCCAAAGAAAATCCCAAATGGTGGATG GTCGATGTCCAGTTGGTGCGCATGACCAAGCGCTTCATCCCCCTGGCAGAACTGAAGCTTCACCACCAGGCCCACAAAACCTCGGGTGGCGCTCTGAAAGACATGGCTCTCTTTGCTCGGCAGAGACTCTCAGTCCAGCCCCTAACTGTAG TGGAGAGGTCTCAACTGAAGGATCTGCAGAAGGGCAAGCTGGGCCGCAAGCGTTTCCCACGTAGCTTTGCTGAAAAATCCACAAGATGA